A stretch of Chloroflexota bacterium DNA encodes these proteins:
- a CDS encoding nucleoside hydrolase produces MSEPIELIVDSDCGVDDAVALWYALTTPQFDVALICSVHGNVGEPAVARNIARVLGAADRSDVPLALGAADALAGSPVPARASYVHGDDGLGDAELPDHEIDPHPLPADQAIVDLCRRNPGKYTLAALGPATNIARALRLEPGLPGLLKEFIYMGGTFNLPGNVSPVASFNVAGDPLAAKEMVNANWPSPPRMLTFDVMKNTTFGEAEVSLLNEGRTAAARFLREPLTHYHAVTAKANAGGRMVCPDMLTMVWLSDRDAVDSGLYPLDVDAGRDAAWGMTVVDLRSQALLDDAMRRSVDPAVTPTAVWEISRSADEGAFRAAFASLLGG; encoded by the coding sequence ATGTCTGAACCAATTGAATTGATCGTCGACAGCGACTGCGGCGTCGATGACGCCGTAGCGCTCTGGTACGCGTTGACCACGCCGCAGTTCGACGTCGCGCTGATCTGCAGCGTTCACGGCAATGTCGGCGAACCGGCGGTGGCCCGCAACATTGCCCGGGTTCTGGGCGCCGCCGATCGGTCCGATGTGCCACTTGCGTTGGGCGCGGCCGACGCCCTGGCCGGTTCGCCGGTTCCGGCACGGGCCAGCTACGTGCACGGCGACGACGGGCTCGGCGATGCTGAGCTTCCCGATCACGAAATCGACCCACATCCCCTGCCGGCCGACCAGGCGATCGTCGACCTATGCCGTCGCAATCCCGGGAAGTACACCCTGGCGGCCCTCGGCCCGGCCACCAACATCGCCCGCGCGCTGCGCCTCGAACCTGGACTGCCGGGGCTGCTGAAGGAGTTCATATATATGGGCGGCACCTTCAACCTGCCCGGGAACGTTTCGCCGGTGGCCAGCTTCAACGTGGCCGGCGACCCTCTGGCGGCCAAGGAAATGGTCAACGCCAACTGGCCCAGTCCGCCACGGATGCTCACTTTTGACGTGATGAAAAACACCACCTTCGGCGAGGCCGAGGTGAGCCTGCTCAACGAAGGCCGAACCGCGGCGGCCCGATTCCTGCGTGAGCCGCTGACCCACTACCACGCGGTAACCGCGAAAGCCAATGCCGGCGGCCGCATGGTCTGTCCGGACATGCTGACGATGGTCTGGCTGTCCGACCGCGACGCGGTCGACTCGGGCCTGTATCCGCTTGACGTGGACGCCGGCCGGGACGCGGCCTGGGGGATGACCGTGGTCGATCTGCGGTCCCAGGCCCTGTTGGACGACGCGATGCGGCGCTCGGTTGATCCGGCGGTGACTCCGACCGCGGTCTGGGAGATATCGCGTTCGGCCGACGAGGGTGCTTTCAGGGCCGCATTCGCATCGCTGCTGGGCGGCTGA